A genomic segment from Dendropsophus ebraccatus isolate aDenEbr1 chromosome 7, aDenEbr1.pat, whole genome shotgun sequence encodes:
- the ADGRA3 gene encoding adhesion G protein-coupled receptor A3 yields the protein MEAPGLALLALLSLVACEWTLPPGCKQDGRPRGAAGRTPATGGEGAKVVCSSPDTGRTLPLGALPNRTNTLILNSNKITELKNASFEGLNFLERLDLRNNLISTIEPGAFSGLSSLKRLDLANNRIGCLNADIFKGLPNLVRLNLSGNLFSSLPQGTFANLVALKSLEFQTEYLLCDCNLMWMLWWIKAKNITVRETKCSYPKSLQGQPITAVKPEQLTCDSPLELPSFYMTPSHRQVVFEGDSLPFQCMASYIDQDMQVLWYQDGKIVETDESQGIIVQKNMIHNCSLIASALTISNIQAGSTGNWGCRVQSRRGNNTRTVDIVVLESSAQYCPMDRVINNKGDFRWPRTLAGITAYLLCTRYSAGGGIYPGTQQDDIRAWRRCDRGGFWAEDDYSRCQYANDVTRVLYMFNQMPLNLTNAVATAKQLLAYTVEAANFSDKMDVIFVAEMIEKFGRFADKYKELGDVMVDIASNIMLADERVLLMAQKDAKACTRIVQCLQRIATYRLANGAQVYSTYSPNIALEAYVIKSTLFTGMTCTVFQKLAASDRTVIADFGRRDPDGNLDKQLSFKCNMSSTFSVVALKNTVVEASIQLPAALFVPREKRERRAADEFVYKLQLIAFRNGKLFPATGNATHLADDGKRRTVVTPVILAKLDGPNKNPPSVPINITLRRIAHGKDPVAAQWDFDLLDGQGGWKSEGCSIISSDENITTIQCHTLSNYAVLMDLTGAEIYTHPVTLLHPVVYASAVVLLLCLLLMIISYLYYHSVIRVSLKTWHMLVNLSLHIFLTCAVYVGGINQTRNARVCQAIGILLHYCTLATVLWVGVTARNIYKQVTKKAKRCQDPDELPPPPRPMLRFYLIGGGIPIIVCGITAAANIRNYGSQPTAPYCWMAWEPSLGAFYGPASFIVFINCMYFLSIFIQLKRHPDRVFELKEQTEEQQRLAASESGEGNQQDSLSVSLVSTSALENEQTFQAQLLGASLTLFLYVSLWIFGALSVSLYYPMDLVFSCFFGVTCLSLGAFLVVHHCMNREDVRRALINTFCPGRSTYSVQVNVPPSNSSGANGDAPKCTNSSAESSCTNKSASSVKNSSQGCKLTNLQAAAAQCNTTNPLPVNTAPQLDNSLTEHSLDNDIKMHVAPVEVQYRPNGHPSRHHKNRSKHRSSRLTVLREYAYDVPTSVDGSVQNAVPKSRQSYSEGHSRSRRAYLAYRERHFNQCHQDSSDAGSTLPRYSRNIEKPPSANHKKDILREPIAVELESQQKSYGLNLAVQNEPAKNEVTEEPPINTDSNGNVRTGLWKHETTV from the exons AGATCTTCGGAATAACCTGATCAGCACAATAGAACCTGGTGCCTTTTCGGGACTTTCATCTCTTAAGCGGCT AGATCTAGCCAATAATAGAATTGGATGCCTTAATGCGGACATTTTTAAGGGACTCCCCAACCTGGTTAGATT GAATCTCTCTGGGAATTTATTTTCTTCACTGCCACAAGGAACTTTCGCTAACCTGGTTGCCTTAAAGTCACT TGAATTTCAGACAGAATATCTGCTTTGTGACTGTAATCTTATGTGGATGCTATGGTGGATTAAAGCGAAGAATATAACTGTTCGTGAGACAAAATGTTCCTACCCCAAGTCTCTGCAAGGGCAGCCTATAACAGCCGTGAAACCTGAACAGCTGACCTGTG ATTCGCCTCTCGAGCTGCCTTCGTTCTACATGACCCCATCTCATCGCCAAGTGGTCTTTGAAGGGGATAGCCTCCCTTTCCAGTGCATGGCTTCCTACATAGACCAGGACATGCAGGTGCTATGGTACCAAGACGGGAAGATTGTGGAAACAGACGAGTCACAGGGCATTATTGTTCAGAAGAACATGATCCACAACTGTTCTTTGATAGCCAG tgcactGACAATTTCCAATATACAAGCTGGATCAACCGGGAACTGGGGCTGCCGGGTGCAGAGCAGGCGTGGTAATAACACCAGGACTGTGGACATTGTGGTGTTGGAGAGCTCCGCACAGTACTGCCCTATGGATAGAGTTATAAACAACAAAGGGGACTTCAG GTGGCCGAGAACCTTGGCAGGGATCACTGCATATCTGCTGTGCACACGCTACTCAGCCGGAGGCGGCATCTATCCTGGCACTCAGCAAGATGACATCAGAGCCTGGCGACGGTGTGACCGAGGAGGCTTCTGGGCAGAGGATGACTATTCTCGATGCCAGTATGCCAATGATGTTACACGAGTGCTCTACATGTTCAATCAG ATGCCTCTTAACCTCACGAATGCCGTCGCAACTGCAAAGCAACTTCTGGCTTACACGGTGGAAGCGGCAAACTTCTCGGACAAGATGGATGTTATCTTTGTGGCGGAAATGATTGAGAAGTTTGGACGTTTTGCTGATAAATACAAAGAG CTGGGTGATGTGATGGTTGATATAGCTAGTAACATCATGCTGGCTGATGAACGGGTCTTACTGATGGCGCAAAAAGATGCCAAGGCCTGCACCCGTATAGTGCAGTGCTTACAGCGGATTGCTACTTACCGACTTGCCAATGGGGCACAAGTGTACTCCACG TATTCCCCAAATATCGCCTTAGAAGCCTATGTGATAAAATCCACCCTCTTCACTGGCATGACCTGCACAGTGTTCCAGAAGCTGGCTGCGTCTGACCGCACAGTAATAGCTGATTTTGGAAGAAGAGACCCTGATGGGAACCTGGATAAACAATTGAGCTTTAAATGCAACATGTCCAGCACCTTTAGTGTGGTAGCATTAAAG AACACAGTTGTGGAGGCTTCTATCCAGCTCCCGGCTGCACTGTTTGTACCTAGAGAGAAGCGTGAGAGGCGAGCAGCGGATGAGTTTGTGTACAAGCTACAGCTGATAGCGTTCAGGAATGGAAAGCTTTTCCCAGCCACAGGAAACGCCACACACCTTGCAGATGATGGCAAGAGACGCACCGTTGTGACGCCTGTCATTCTTGCCAAACTAG atggtcCAAACAAGAACCCTCCCAGCGTGCCCATTAACATCACACTACGCCGCATTGCTCATGGGAAGGACCCTGTGGCCGCCCAGTGGGATTTTGACCTCCTTGATGGACAAGGTGGATGGAAGTCCGAGGGGTGCAGTATCATATCGTCTGACGAGAATATTACtacaatacagtgccatacacTCAGCAACTACGCTGTATTAATG GATCTTACTGGAGCTGAGATCTACACCCATCCTGTGACTCTCCTACATCCAGTGGTGTATGCATCTGCGGTGGTGCTGCTTCTCTGCTTGCTGCTGATGATTATCAGCTACTTGTACTACCACAG tgtGATTCGGGTTAGCCTTAAGACCTGGCACATGTTGGTTAATCTCAGTCTTCACATCTTCCTGACTTGCGCAGTGTATGTCGGAGGCATAAATCAGACTAGGAATGCTCGTGTTTGTCAGGCT ATTGGGATTCTCCTGCATTACTGTACGCTGGCCACAGTGCTATGGGTGGGAGTCACAGCTCGCAACATATACAAGCAAGTCACCAAGAAAGCCAAACGCTGTCAAGATCCAGACGAGCTTCCTCCCCCTCCCAGACCGATGCTGAG atTCTATCTCATTGGAGGTGGCATTCCTATCATTGTATGTGGAATAACAGCAGCAGCAAACATTAGAAACTACGGGAGCCAGCCGACTGCCCCATA TTGCTGGATGGCGTGGGAGCCCAGCCTTGGAGCTTTCTATGGTCCTGCCAGTTTCATCGTCTTTATAAATTGCATGTACTTCCTCAGTATATTTATCCAGCTGAAGCGTCATCCTGACAGAGTCTTTGAATTAAAGGAGCAAACCGAGGAACAACAGCGATTAGCAGCCAGCGAAAGCGGGGAGGGCAACCAGCAAGATTCACTATCGGTGTCTTTGGTCTCCACATCCGCCTTGGAGAATGAGCAGACATTCCAGGCCCAGCTTTTGGGCGCCAGCCTTACCTTGTTCTTATATGTTTCCCTTTGGATATTTGGTGCTCTATCTGTTTCTTTGTATTACCCAATGGACCTGGTCTTCAGCTGCTTTTTCGGGGTAACTTGTTTAAGCCTTGGTGCCTTTTTGGTTGTacaccattgtatgaacagagaaGACGTAAGACGGGCGCTAATCAATACGTTCTGCCCTGGCAGGAGTACATATTCTGTGCAGGTTAATGTCCCACCTTCCAACTCTTCTGGTGCCAATGGCGATGCCCCAAAGTGTACCAACAGCAGCGCTGAATCTTCATGTACCAATAAGAGCGCATCCAGCGTCAAAAACTcctcacagggctgcaagttgactAACTTACAAGCAGCCGCAGCACAATGTAACACCACAAACCCCTTACCGGTCAACACAGCGCCCCAGCTTGACAATAGCTTGACGGAGCATTCCTTGGATAATGATATAAAGATGCATGTTGCGCCAGTCGAGGTGCAGTATCGCCCTAATGGTCACCCGTCCAGGCATCACAAAAACAGAAGTAAACACAGATCCAGTAGGCTCACTGTTCTTAGAGAGTACGCATATGACGTTCCCACTAGTGTCGACGGCAGTGTACAAAACGCAGTACCAAAAAGCCGTCAGAGCTACTCAGAGGGTCACTCTCGAAGCCGGAGGGCTTATTTGGCTTACAGAGAGCGCCATTTTAACCAGTGCCATCAAGACAGTAGTGACGCTGGAAGTACTCTTCCTAGGTATAGCAGAAATATAGAGAAGCCTCCGTCTGCAAACCACAAAAAAGACATTTTGAGGGAACCTATTGCTGTGGAACTTGAGAGCCAGCAGAAGTCATATGGTCTAAATTTGGCTGTCCAAAATGAGCCCGCTAAAAATGAAGTGACCGAGGAGCCACCTATAAACACAGACAGCAATGGAAATGTTAGGACTGGTCTATGGAAACATGAAACTACTGTGTAG